Below is a genomic region from Miscanthus floridulus cultivar M001 chromosome 1, ASM1932011v1, whole genome shotgun sequence.
TTTAAATTGTGGAGCCCACTGAGCATTAAAAATGAACATGTAGGATATTGGATTGCATCATTAGTGTCAGACTCAGATTAACTTGAACATTTTAATATTTTCATTTTCTTATATTTTTTATCATGTGAAATAAATGTCTACCCTTGCCTGAAGCACTAGTTAAATCAAGTATATGACTTCTTTTTTCTTTACTGAAGGGCCTGGCTATTTTGACGCTGTCAGCATCAGTCCCAACATTGCAGCCACCTTCATGTTTAAGAACAGTTTGTCCAGAAGCAAGCTTACTTCAGTATGGCATATTTTTTGTTGGTCTCTATATGATAGCCCTAGGGACTGGAGGTATCAAACCTTGTGTCTCCTCCTTTGGAGCTGATCAATTTGATGACACTGACCCAGCAGAGAGAGCTAAGAAGGGTTCCTTCTTCAATTGGTTCTACTTCTGTATAAATATTGGTTCATTCATATCAGGCACTATCATAGTGTGGATACAAGATAACACTGGTTGGGGAATAGGATTTGCGATTCCTACTATATTCATGGCATTAGCTATTTCATTCTTCTTCACAGCTTCAAATAAGTACAGATTCCAAAAACCTGGTGGGAGTCCACTCATAAGAGTGTGTCAGGTAGTTATAGCAGCATTTCGTAAGTGGCACATTGAAGTGCCACATGATACATCTCACCTTTATGAAGTTGATGGCCAAACTTCAGCAATTGAGGGAAGCCGGAAGCTGGAGCACACAAATGAGCTCGAGTAATTCTCATTCTCTGTGATGGAGTCACTACTTACTACTTTAGTTTCAGTATCATGAGGCACCGCATTTATGTAATCTTTGGAAATGACAGTACTTATTATATGCATAAAGACATTGAACTTCACTACAAACTTTTTACTGTCTCAACTTGAGGATACTGGAAAATAAGTACATAAATGCAATGAAAAATAAATAGGAATTATTCATGGGATCAGACAACCATGATACTTTCTCCCATACAATTGAATTATCCATACTTTGGCCACAATATATTTCATATGTTCAGAATGAAATAATGGTACGAGTTTATTTATCTTGAAAAGTACTGAAGTAGTTTGATAACAATATATTGCAGCCGAAATTAGTTGTAAAAGTTGCTTTTTTGGGGGACCATTTCAAATTGCCAATGTCCTAAACAACACTTCTTTGTGAGTTTGTGACAAAGAGTAGTAGTATGTTGTAGTTCTATTAGACATCCAATACAATAGGAACAGGGGcagatccaaagggggggctgccGGGGCTACAACCCCCCCTAGTGAGCCTGATTTCTTCATTAGACCACGGTTACTTAGCCTCAAATCACCATTAATCTCTagccctagccctagccctagccctaaatcttcattatttagccccccccccccccccttttgttCCCATCCTGCATCCGCCACTGAATAGGAATAGTGACTGCCACTTAATTGTCAATACTCAGTAGCCAATAGTAATCCAAATCAACTTGGAACTCCATAGAGGAAGCAAATGCATCGTGACACCTGTTACTGTGTACTTGTGATCTTGTTAAATGCTTGCTTGTAAATGCAATGTTTGGTAACATAACTTAAGCCTCAGGACAGGACTAGACACATGTTACTTGCATCTTGtacccttcttttccttcttaatacaaaagatacgcagctctcctacgTGTTCCAGAAAAAACATGTTACTTGCATAATTGTATTTTTTCAAGTATGTTATGCCTGTAGGCAGCTTGATTTGCAGACTTGTCATTTGTTGTGTGACTACGATAACATTTTAGCTACCTCTCTTTTGTGTAGGTTCCTTGATAGAGCTGCTGTTATCTCATCTGCTGATCTGAAGAGCGAATCCTTTACGGACCCATGGAAGCTTTGCACAGTTACCcaggtggaagaattgaagatCCTAATAAGAATGTTTCCCATTTGGGCTACTACTATCATATTCAGTGCTGTTTACGCCCAAAACTCTTCCATGTTCATAGAGCAGGGCATGGTTCTTGACAAGCGCATTGGATCTTTCAACATTCCTCCTGCATCTCTCTCAACTTTTGATGTAATCAGCGTCATCATATGGGTTCCACTTTATGACCGCATTCTGGTGCCAATAGCTAGAAAATTCACCGGAAGGGAGAAGGGTTTTTCGGAGCTACAGCGGATGGGAATTGGATTAGTCCTGTCAATTCTTGCGATGGTATCTGCAGCTCTTGTTGAGTTGAAGCGTTTAGAGATTGCCAGGTCTGAAGGTCTTATTCATGAGAAGGCTGCTGTTCCAATGAGCATTCTTTGGCAAATACCACAATATTTCTTGGTGGGTGCTGCTGAGGTGTTTACTTGTATAGGCCAAACTGAGTTCTTTTACGATCAGGCCCCAGATGCCATGAGGAGTTTATGTAGTGCATTTGCACTTGTTACAGTCTCACTGGGAAGCTATATAAGCTCCATCATACTGACGTTGGTGGCGTACATTACAACTCAGGGAGGAGATCCTGAATGGATCCCTGACAATCTGAATGAAGGCCATCTCGACCGGTTCTTTTGGTTAATTGCAGGGATAAGCTTTGTGAATTTGATAGTTTACATGGGTTGTGCTGTGAGATACAGATATAAGAAAGCCTCTTGATTATATTTACGTGAACTCTTGTAATGTGATTCCTGGTGCCATACTTAGCAAATACAATGCATTGTACAGACTTCTGAAGTCCTGCTATTCACTGACTGACTTTCTATTGCAAATCCTACTGTAATTTATTACATGCAGAATAAAGTATCTTGTGATTACTTTGTCTGTGAAATACACCAAGGGCAGTAGAGTTATTGCCTTGTTCTATGAAAAAGCTTCCAATTGTTTGTTCAAAGTAGGCCTTTGTGCTACTCGTTTGCTTGAAATGTAGCCACCCTGTTCCGCCTTTTGAATTGTGATTGCCTTAATTTCTTTCATAGTAATACTCCATAGTCCATACCATACATGGATCCAAGTAAAAACATTGCAAAGCAGCCTTTCGCTGCCAAACTTAACACCACAAATTCCATTCTCCTTACGTACATGATCTGTTACTAAGAAAGAGCAGCAAAAAGAAAGACATCAACTTTGGTACTTCAGCAAACAGATGGGATGTGCAACGTTTAGTAAGCCTACATCCATGTAGGTTTGCGTAACAGATATTCTGTCAGGCTGTGAGTCCCTCGCCTTTCTTCTGCATTTGACAAAAGAAACAGCTGGAGCATGTGCATGCCCATCTGCAAAGGAACAAGCGAAATGAGTGTTTAGTATTCCATGGCAGATCTCTCGAGACAGAAGATCACAGAATTTGCAGAAGGAAAGGTTCAAGTGCCATTTTGTTGCAGTTTGCCTAGGTACCGCAAAAAGCTAACTTCCTAAACAATGCCACAATATCAGTACTGCCGTACATTGGCCTTAGTCATTTCCGGTCTTAAAAAGTCAAAAGTTAAAACCATTTCCTTGTATATGCAGCACAGATCACCAATAATCCCTGCAAGAACAACTCCCATTCTTGAAGTGATGGAACCTATTAGAGTCCCTGACAATGATCTCTCTCTGCACAATCTTTGATATTAACTTAATAGTGGTATGACAGTCCCCACAAATGCGCAGATTCTTGAAAACCTTGATGGGAGCACCCTTCGGAGTAGCAATGATTCCAAAAGCAACAGCAAGCCGCTCGCTATGACAACCAATGTCCTGCTGCTTCTGCTCGTCTTCTACATCATGGAGAACAAATCCGGTGTCTGCTACATACCCTTCTTCCCTCATCTTCAGATACAGCTTCTTCAGAAGCGCATATATTTCTTCAGCTTGAGGATGCAACTTATCCCCAACCAGAAACACATGCACTCTTGTCCCAACTTCAATCCAACTTGAGGCTGGCATTTTAGTAATGCGCTTTAACTCCATGATCCGTCTCGTATTCTCAACTTCATCAAACAAACCAACTGATGCATAAATATTGGCTAGAGTAACATATGTTGCTGGATTTTCAGGTTCAATTTCAAATAATGCTTCTGCTGCCCAACTTGCGAGGCAGACATTCTTATGAATCCGGCAGCCACCAAGCAAGGACGCCCATAGGAACTTGTTAGGCTTTACAGACATTGTGTTGATCATCTCTTCTGCTCGCTCAAACAGGCCTGACCGGCTGAGGAGATCAATCACACAAGCATAATGATCAGCAGTGTGCTCAATACCATATTCATCCTTTATCGAATGGAAGATACCCAGACCTTTATCGACCAGGCCAGCGTGAGCACATGCAGATAGAACACCAACAAAGGTGACATGATCAGGCCTGAATCCGGACCTCAATAACATGTCGAAGGAATGCAATGCCTCATCTGGCTGCCCATTCTGTGCATAGCCAGAGATCATGACTGTCCACGACACCAAGTCCGGCTTTGGCATCCCCCTAAAGACACGCACTGCAGTTCCCATGTCGCCGTACTTGGAGTACATGTGCACAAGCGCACTCTCTGCAAAGCATGAATCCCCTGCCCTGCTCTTTGTCATTCGACCATGCACCTGCTTTCCGAGTTTCTCAGAGGTGAATTCTGCGCAAGCACGCAGAACCCCCGCGTACGTGAACTCATTCGGTTGAATGCCACTCCTCAGCATGCGCACGAAGAGCCTGAAGCCTTCACCATCGCGCCCGGCGTCAAAATACCTCTCCACCATGGCCGTCCAAGAGACGACGTCCCGAACGGGCATCCTATCGAACACGCTCCTCGCGTCGTCCACGCGCCCGCACTTGGCGTACATGTCTGCGAGCGCGCTCCAGACGACGGCATCCGCGTCGATCCCTCTCCTGACCACGTGGCAGTGCAGCTCCCTCCCCGCGCGCGCGCACCGGGCAGCCGTGGCCGCGGCGAGCGCGCTGGACGCGGTGAACTCGTTGTCCGCGCCGGCGCTCACCGGCTCCCGCAGCATCCGGCGGTAGATCGCGAGCGCGGCGCAGGGCTGGCCGTGGCGCGCGTGGGCGGAGACGATGGCAGACCAGGAAAAGTGGTCCCTCCGGGGCATTTGGTCGAACAGCGCGCGCGCGTTGGCGAGGCCGCGCGGGGAGCGGCCGAGCGCCGCGACGAGGGTGTTGTAGGAGCACACATCGGTGCttgggagggaggagaggagggcgACCGCATCCGGGAGAGTGGCCGGGTGGGAGGAGAGCAGGTGGAGGATGCGGTTGGATAGGAGCGTGGAGGGCGGCCGGAATGAGGCGACGGCCGCGGCGATCGCGCGCGCCGCGGAGGCGTGGGAGGCGTCGCCGCGGAGGAGCGGGAGGAGGCGGTCGATGGCGTCGTGGAGCTGGGACGCCGTGGTTACGGACACAGAGAAGGAAGGGTGCTTCATGCGGATAGCGGCTCGAGACGGCATGCATGGCCGCCGTGGTGAAACTAAACGAGCTGGGCGAATACTGATACGCGGGAAGCGGCAATGGTGATCCATGAATGCGACTCATTGCTGCCGGTGAGGAAAAGGAACATACTGTTAAGGCTAAACAATGGCTTCTAAAATCTGTAGCCGCTGAGAGCACCTCCACTAGTTCTCAAAACCTTTTTTTTTTCCCGAAAGCGTGCATTAGCATGTACTTCCTTAAGGGAAGTGAGAAAAGTTACATAGCCCGTGGCTTTCGACGGCGAGGTGCCGCAGCAATCTTGAGAGTTTTCAAAACTCACTCTCATTCTTGAGTTTACAAACTTTCCGCACTTAAGAAAATCTTCTCAAAACCCACTCTCAATCTTGAGAGTTTTCAAAGCTCACTCTCAATCTTGAGTTTACAAAACTTACGCACTTAAGAAAATCGACCTATCAGATACGGAGGTGGaaagatactccctccgtcccaatttatctgtcgttttcggtgtccgtgccacgactttgactcaatttgtataaaatatgtgtaatatttgtgtctccaaataaatttgttaaaaaattaGATTCAAAGATCTCTCCAATGAtgttaattatgtaccataaataataatattttttaatatatatttttgttaaagttgtttctcgagaagcgagaacgacagatattctggg
It encodes:
- the LOC136549278 gene encoding protein NRT1/ PTR FAMILY 8.3-like isoform X3, whose amino-acid sequence is MDEAAGLLLQEEGGGGDHEPLLLPLPQGLAILTLSASVPTLQPPSCLRTVCPEASLLQYGIFFVGLYMIALGTGGIKPCVSSFGADQFDDTDPAERAKKGSFFNWFYFCINIGSFISGTIIVWIQDNTGWGIGFAIPTIFMALAISFFFTASNKYRFQKPGGSPLIRVCQVVIAAFRKWHIEVPHDTSHLYEVDGQTSAIEGSRKLEHTNELEFLDRAAVISSADLKSESFTDPWKLCTVTQVEELKILIRMFPIWATTIIFSAVYAQNSSMFIEQGMVLDKRIGSFNIPPASLSTFDVISVIIWVPLYDRILVPIARKFTGREKGFSELQRMGIGLVLSILAMVSAALVELKRLEIARSEGLIHEKAAVPMSILWQIPQYFLVGAAEVFTCIGQTEFFYDQAPDAMRSLCSAFALVTVSLGSYISSIILTLVAYITTQGGDPEWIPDNLNEGHLDRFFWLIAGISFVNLIVYMGCAVRYRYKKAS
- the LOC136549278 gene encoding protein NRT1/ PTR FAMILY 8.3-like isoform X1 — protein: MDEAAGLLLQEEGGGGDHEPLLLPLPQQDAGLYTGDGSVDVKGRPALKRTTGNWKACFFILGNECCERLAYYGIAKNLVTYLKVKLHLGNLEAARHVTTWQGTCYLTPLVGAILADSHWGKYWTIAVFSSVYFIGLAILTLSASVPTLQPPSCLRTVCPEASLLQYGIFFVGLYMIALGTGGIKPCVSSFGADQFDDTDPAERAKKGSFFNWFYFCINIGSFISGTIIVWIQDNTGWGIGFAIPTIFMALAISFFFTASNKYRFQKPGGSPLIRVCQVVIAAFRKWHIEVPHDTSHLYEVDGQTSAIEGSRKLEHTNELEFLDRAAVISSADLKSESFTDPWKLCTVTQVEELKILIRMFPIWATTIIFSAVYAQNSSMFIEQGMVLDKRIGSFNIPPASLSTFDVISVIIWVPLYDRILVPIARKFTGREKGFSELQRMGIGLVLSILAMVSAALVELKRLEIARSEGLIHEKAAVPMSILWQIPQYFLVGAAEVFTCIGQTEFFYDQAPDAMRSLCSAFALVTVSLGSYISSIILTLVAYITTQGGDPEWIPDNLNEGHLDRFFWLIAGISFVNLIVYMGCAVRYRYKKAS
- the LOC136549278 gene encoding protein NRT1/ PTR FAMILY 8.3-like isoform X2 encodes the protein MDEAAGLLLQEEGGGGDHEPLLLPLPQDAGLYTGDGSVDVKGRPALKRTTGNWKACFFILGNECCERLAYYGIAKNLVTYLKVKLHLGNLEAARHVTTWQGTCYLTPLVGAILADSHWGKYWTIAVFSSVYFIGLAILTLSASVPTLQPPSCLRTVCPEASLLQYGIFFVGLYMIALGTGGIKPCVSSFGADQFDDTDPAERAKKGSFFNWFYFCINIGSFISGTIIVWIQDNTGWGIGFAIPTIFMALAISFFFTASNKYRFQKPGGSPLIRVCQVVIAAFRKWHIEVPHDTSHLYEVDGQTSAIEGSRKLEHTNELEFLDRAAVISSADLKSESFTDPWKLCTVTQVEELKILIRMFPIWATTIIFSAVYAQNSSMFIEQGMVLDKRIGSFNIPPASLSTFDVISVIIWVPLYDRILVPIARKFTGREKGFSELQRMGIGLVLSILAMVSAALVELKRLEIARSEGLIHEKAAVPMSILWQIPQYFLVGAAEVFTCIGQTEFFYDQAPDAMRSLCSAFALVTVSLGSYISSIILTLVAYITTQGGDPEWIPDNLNEGHLDRFFWLIAGISFVNLIVYMGCAVRYRYKKAS
- the LOC136549252 gene encoding pentatricopeptide repeat-containing protein At4g37170-like — encoded protein: MPSRAAIRMKHPSFSVSVTTASQLHDAIDRLLPLLRGDASHASAARAIAAAVASFRPPSTLLSNRILHLLSSHPATLPDAVALLSSLPSTDVCSYNTLVAALGRSPRGLANARALFDQMPRRDHFSWSAIVSAHARHGQPCAALAIYRRMLREPVSAGADNEFTASSALAAATAARCARAGRELHCHVVRRGIDADAVVWSALADMYAKCGRVDDARSVFDRMPVRDVVSWTAMVERYFDAGRDGEGFRLFVRMLRSGIQPNEFTYAGVLRACAEFTSEKLGKQVHGRMTKSRAGDSCFAESALVHMYSKYGDMGTAVRVFRGMPKPDLVSWTVMISGYAQNGQPDEALHSFDMLLRSGFRPDHVTFVGVLSACAHAGLVDKGLGIFHSIKDEYGIEHTADHYACVIDLLSRSGLFERAEEMINTMSVKPNKFLWASLLGGCRIHKNVCLASWAAEALFEIEPENPATYVTLANIYASVGLFDEVENTRRIMELKRITKMPASSWIEVGTRVHVFLVGDKLHPQAEEIYALLKKLYLKMREEGYVADTGFVLHDVEDEQKQQDIGCHSERLAVAFGIIATPKGAPIKVFKNLRICGDCHTTIKLISKIVQREIIVRDSNRFHHFKNGSCSCRDYW